CCAGATATGCGGTGAAGTAAACTATATTCCATGGCCACTGAATTCGATAATTATActggtttcattttttgactcaaaCATGTAGGGGTTCAAGAATGATTTTTTCTTGATTAATTAGTACATACATTTTTGAAAGCATTAGACATATTGACTGTTAGAAATTAGATATGAAGGAACATTTATGGATAGTTCAAATGTCTTTTGATTGTAAGAGTAAACTATATACCATCTATATATCTTTATTTAAACAAATAAATGCATTGGGATTGTATGATGCTCTAACAAAAGAAGAACTATTTGCATGCAGTTTTGGTTGAGTTGATTCTTGATAGTATCACCTCAATATCTATGCATAAATGAGGTTTCccagtgcaacgcacgggcactcacCTAGTATACTATATACATTTGATGATGTAGATATTAGTAATTCTTCTATAAACTTGATTAAATTTAAAGAAGTTTTACTTAGAACAAACCTAAATCTTCAAAACGGAGGGAGTAACCTCCAATCACGACCTATCGAGTCGCCGCTAGCTGTCGGTCCCTCCCGATAATTAGCAATCATGCACAATTGGCATGCATTGCTTCCAAGTATTCCCACTAAATTTTTTTATGAAACCTGACACATTGGCaattagatactccctccgtctcactaGTGTcacaaacactcttatattataggACACATGAAGTATATGGTAAAAATAGGTTTAACACGCtaatatatatagtcacgggcttgACGGGGATACCAAATAGGTTTAGCACTATAATAAGGGTGAAAGCGTTTGTCTTATTATGACCGCTTTGGCTAAGTAGAGATGATATATTGATTTCAATGGCAAAATATCTTCTTTATGCATGTTATATACCGTTGTGTGCATTGGCTTAATACATGATCTACGCCGGAGTACTAACCGATGTTCAAGATGGTGTGTATGCAGTTGGAGTGGGTGGTCAGGGAGTTTTTTACCCAACATGTGTGACGGGAGACGACTAGCATAAGATCACAATTTTCCCCTCTCACTAGGATTTCGCTCTCTCGTTGGTGTCTAACCGGTGTTAAGTAttttcttttcctaccaatttccCATGTGTTTGGTTTTAGCCTTGGCTTGCCAATATTTTGGTCAAGTTTTTGCTATCCCATGATTTGGAAAATTGAACTAGAGTGGGGCAAGGAGCACTGGGATGCCAAAAAATTGGCCATGATCGAAAGAAATACCAAGTTTTCATCATGGCCAAAATTTTGGTAGGGTAACTTTTGAACACAATCCAAACATACCTTTAGGCTTGCAAGGGTTCCGTTCAGCATGATTCAGGGGTAGTCCTCGAACCGCTTCTTGACCTTGACAAACCCGGGGTGTGGTCGTGGTAAGGTTTTATGTTCTCCACCAAATAGTAGATTGATTAGGGTTTTATGGCAGAGGCACGCGACAAGTTTGTCTTTTAGTCCCTCGGGAAAGGAAGACACCGGGTGCATGATGGAGCGCCTAGGACTCCGGAAGGAAGATCTGGACCATGTGATTTTTTTAGTAGGAAGATCCCTTGTCGGCATTGTCTACTTGTTGGATGGCAGTGGCTAGAGTACATATGTATGGACAAGGAGTGCATCCAATATTAGTTCATCAAGAACATGGGGTCAACATGGAAGTTAGCTTAGCACGTTCTTATACAAGCACTCAATGATAATAGGTATACTCTGCAATTCTCTTGCTTGGGGAATTGGGGGAAGTACTGAAGGCGGGTCCTGGATATTCTGAGGACAGACAATAGTTGTTGTGGGAAATAATTAATCGCATATGTGGGTCCCATTAGTCCTACATGGCTGATAAACACCAGTCTAAGACGGTTAACAGAAGTCCAAGAGAGCCATCATGGTTAACAAAAAGTCCAAGGAAGCCATCATGGTCAACAAGTCAAAGGAATAGTACTAAATAAAATATCAAGTTAAAGATGAAGGGAATAAGTAAAGAAGCCCAAGCCAATAAGCCAATAGAGGGCCCTATTAGTCAAGGCCCGTTTATGAATGGATGAGAAGGAGTGGCTCAATATGTCATACTTATACTGGATTACTACTGCAAACATGTAGTAGTACATGTTTGCAGTAGGAATCTGGGAAAATTTCAGCCTGTTTGGACAACAAGGTTGGTAGATATTTGCTATTTTGCTAGACAGACCCAAGTTTTGgttcaaaaaaatatttttcaaaaaatcCAGCAAATACTGCATGTTCCCAAATAGTAATGTAGTTAGTAAAGTTTGAGCTTATTTTGATAATAAATTAGGTGATATTGGCTAGTTTGCTACAGATCCAGATTTTTGGTTCAAATTTTGATAATGATAATTTTGAAAAAAGTAAAAAAGGTAATGTTTTTAGTAGTAATCTGaaaattttgagcttatttggacaacATGATTAGGAGGTAATGTCTATTTACCTTCAAAATAAGATTTAGTTTTCTAGCCGTTAACTTAACTTTGAGCCCAGCCTTCATTTTTTTTTCTGGATTCGCCACTGATCATATGGAAGTAGCATATGCATTTTCCCTATAGAGAATGGAGAATGGACTCAGAGAACTACATCAGCAGCTCCTACTCACCAACCGGTTTTTCTTTTAAACCCCTGATCCCGAGCGTGCTTCCTGTCAACTTGGGTATGAAGCGCAAAGGCTATGGTATCTAGAGACAacatgacacatgtggtaagcaatccaaataaTTCAAGAAAAAAAAAGGCTGTGGTATCTAGATATGCTGATATGTCTTGCTCCAAAATTGGTCATGCAATAGGATAGCTTGCTTTTCTGTTATATCCCTCTGCTCCTCATGGCTCTGTACTGATTAATGGAATCCCGGAGAAAAACCTGCCCTAACTTTATTAAGCAAAGGTAGTAACTAGGATTATTAAACAAAGTTAAAATGGTCGGAACATAGTTCAAATCTCGAGTGAATTGGCAATTCTAACAAAATGCTCCTCACCAAGCAAAGGTAGTAACTAGGATTATTGAAATGTCCCTGTATTAATTCATATGCACTTTGGCAGAATCACAACAGAAACCAAAGAAGCATCACGGCTAAACAAGCAAGTACTACTAATAACAATACAAAGTCATATGGAAATCTATCTCCTTTCTCTCGTAACACTATCAATAAGTTTGTGGACTCGTTCATAACTGAATGACTTCCTCAGGAGGTTCTCTCTTGCAGCGAGCATTCTTCTTCAGCAGGAAGACGTCAGTCAGGACGGTCTTCGACTTGAGGGAAGTAGCGAGTATTCCCAGCGCCTACATTTCAAAATCCAACGCATTAAAATCAATTATCGGTTCAGTTCAGGGAAAAATCACCACCTAAAGTTCAAAGGCTCGGAAGAAATCACCACCTAAAGTTCTACTACACCAAGTAGAAGTACCTCTTCCTTGCCGATCTTCACTGTCTTCTCCTGCATCACGCTGAAGTCCTTGACGCCGCACTGTGCAAACCGCGTGATGCCCAGCATAGGGATCATCGTGAAAAAAGACGCCGGCGTCACCGAGAGGTCGTCCCGGACCGTGTATGTGGATGCAGGCAGCACCGTGGTCGTGGCTGCTGCGGCGGGAGCCACGTTCCCGTAGGCTCTGGCGGGGGCGAGCATCGCGGCCGCGTATTCACTGCTATGCTCATTGTACGAGTTTCTAGTGTTACGGTGTGTGACATCGCCGTTGGTGAGCTGCGCGCTCAGCAGCTGCTGCAGGCGGGAGAGCATGGCAGGGCCAACTTCCGGGCTGAGGCGCAGCTCCTTGCTCTTGTAGTTTGCGTCCAGCTTCTCCATGCTGCCGACCACGTTGCCGATGCTGCCCACCATGCGCTCTTTGGTGAGCAGGGTGGTCACGGTGCCCAGCGGCAGGGAGAGGAGGCCGGAGAGGAACTCCACGACGTCGCTGCCGGCCTCGGCAAAGCACACCTTCTGAGACTTGGTGTCGATCAGGAGCTTCATCGATAACTCATTGGTGGTCGCCATGCTATTTATTAGTTCCCTATGTTTCTTCTCAACTATCTGGTTCCTGCTGCCTGCCAGGAGTAAAATAAAGTCAACTAAACTTTCAGGCTTTACAACTGTTGTAGTTCAGTTCTTACGAAATGGTAACACTTGGCCAGAAATATGCATATCAGTATCTTCCAACAGCTGTTTTAAAAAGATGGAACAACCACAAATTTTTTGTAGACTGTACCCACTACCAAGAGATCCCCATATGGAAAATAACTTCAGATTAGTAGTCAAATTTAAGGGTAAACCACAAGGTAATTAGCACAATAACGCAAGCTATGAAACACTAAATCAACACGAAACTTTTAGTAGCTCATATTTGTGATAAATATGCTCCCTCCCTTTCTTCATGCAGGGTATATCTTTACTATCCAATTTTATCCAGTTCACTTGATCAATTCTAGGATACATACACCGCAATGAACAACAAATGCATAATGTGGGGGTAGTGCATGCATTTCTCTATAGTGGATGTTGATATATATTTTTGGACATTCAACTCAGCCAACGGTTTTGAATATCAATAGGGGAAATGTTTTAGCCCATTTGTAAATATAGAAATATATAGAGTAATGCTAAACTAAGCGtgagtgtagaatagcttattctacacccCAGTAACGATACATACAAAATATGGTAACCCACTATGTAAAATATAGTAATTTTCATAAAAATGTAGTAAATTACAAACATAGAtgataaaaaaatattttccgaattacTACATTTTGTACACGGTTTTACTAGATTTTGTACATAGCGTTACTACAgggtgtagaataagctattctacactcaCGCTTAGAATAACGTTaccctatatatatacatacaatAATTACTTTGCCATCTATGGACAACTGACAAACACAAATAGAGTAAGAGATGCAAACACGTCGTTGAAGCAGAGGACATTCACTGAAAAAAGTAGCCAATGATCAGAGGAGGATTGTTGGTAGAAAGACCAAGGAATTAGGAGGATTTATTCAAACAGAAAACCAAATGTTAGTGCTTTCTTCTTCTAGAAACGACCCTCCATTCACGTTAGCCTATAAATATCTCAAAGCCCAACCATGCATGTTTTTTCCCCACTGTGTACATTTCAGATATAAGTCTTTTTTAGGGGTAGATATAAGTTTTTATATCCTTCAAATGATATAGCAATGTCAATGTAGCAGAGAATTAAAATTAAACGGATAACAAATACCAAATATCATGACATATGGCAGATCTAGCAGCGCAATAAacgtatatgtatgtatgtatgtatgtatgtatgtatgtatgtatgtgcggACCACTCTGCTCGGTGGTGGCGCTACACATACTTTGTGATGTCAACTGGCATCACATAATGTGCGAATCCCTCTTACCAAATTGTATATTTATGACAAAATATAAACACCAAGAGTTCAGATGATATGGCATCACAAGGTTTTGGAGTATCTTACAAGACATGGATCAGCATTCAGTTATGACCTAAATCCGATTATGATGATATAGGCCATGAACTGATCAATACCCTTGTAGATCTACCTAGCCTCTCGCACCCAAACCCAACAGCACCCAGCCGGCGCAGATTACATTAAAAAGCAAAAGGCAGGAGAAGTAGTCCGTGCATAGCACGGTGGATTCAGAGTATGTCGCTCACAGTGTCGCCTATGGTGCCGCCCGCCGGCGATCGAAGAAGAGATTTGACGAGCGATCAGGGCGACGACTCAGCGAGGGTTTTGCGGCTGCGTTGGTTGGGCCATATAGTAGGGCATTCCTATGGAAATAGCCGCCCTGTTTTTTGTCCATCGAAGGCCCGGACTTCTCGTCCTGAATTCCCGGCAACAGGCACCTCCTAGTTTTGCGTTTAAAAACCACTCAAAAAAATAGTTTTGCTTTTTTAAAACTCCATTTTGATGCAATTGTTTTTGGTTTTCTTGGGCTTCTTTATTGTTTAAGTTGGCCTTTGTTGAGTTAATTAAATATTCTGCAATGTATAAACCTTGTTTGGCTTCTACAGGCGTCAATgcttagagcatctctaacagTCGTGCAACGAGCGGCGCGCTAAAACAGTTTTTTGCGCGCAGAAATAGCTGTTTTTTGCGCGCGGCAAGGCGCTGGCTTCAGCAGCGGCTGCAAAATATTGCGCGCGCGCGACCCACTCCAACAGACGTTGCAAAAAAAAGGGCGCACGCGAGCAAGCAGAACACAAACTAGTTCAACCACATAGATAAATTCAACGATACAAATAGAAAAGTTCAACCAAACAGTACAAACTAGTCCGATACAAATATAAAACTAGAAACTACAGTGACTGCTctaagtcgtcgtcctcctcctcctcgcttgtGTCGTCTGACATATCAAGAAACACGTCTTCCCACCGATCGTCGTTGTCGGAGAAGAATGATGTCTGTCGCACTGCGATATCGCCAGTGCCTTTCGACGACGCATGTCCGCCCGTTCCGCGCGCCGCCTTGCCATCCTCTCCGCCCAGAAGGTGCTCTCGTTGGCGACATCCTCCGGGTGGCgttggcgccactccgccatggctcgctcgtccgcctcggcgatgaggaggcggcgctgctgcCGATGGTGTTCCTGAAGGTCGGCGTCAGTTACTAgccgcggcggaggggcgaggTCATGCACCTGCTTGCATGTCCAGACGTCCTGGAAGTTCATCTGTGCGCGAGGCCTTGAGAGGCGCCACGTCGTCGCGTCTTACGTGCGGGCGGCCTCGTGCGCAGTCTTGAACGTCCCGAGAACGAGAAGCGTGCCACCGGAGCGGATCTCCGCATAGAACGCGCCGGAAGGGCggacgcggacgccgcggtagccggagGCGCTTCGGCGGCGCGGATGCATGCCGGCAGCAAGGGAGAAAGCGTCGGAGAAGGCGGCACGGTGGGGCGCCGGGTGCGAGGAACTAGAGGGCGGCGGGGAGGGGGGAGAAGGGGGCAGCTACGCTCGAGTGTGCGGTGACGGCACGGGCACGCACGTTTTATAGAGCGCGCCCCGTCCAAAACTGCCGCGCGCCGGTCCATTTTCCCGCGCGCGATTCTTTGTCGCGCCAAAATTTTCCGTGCACGCTCAAGCGTGCAAAAACGCTCCGCGCGTGCTATTGTTGTTGTGTTAGAGATGCTCTTACATGTGTTATAGactactagcaaaaaggcccgtgtgttgcaacgggataaAAAAATAGCACCTTCAAATCAAACCACTGAGAATATAATACCTACAATAATTATACTAACATACTCCAAATTACATTAGTATACAAATGTACATATTATTCAATCGATAAATTTGACATTTATGTCTTTAGCTCAATGCCATGCTTcattactagggaaaagcttatagacagacgcttactagtagtgagggtttataaccctcgctactggtacttactagtagcgcgggtttttaaccctcgctactactaacttgatactagtagcgcgggtttttaaccctcgctactactaagcggtctctaccgtgccctcccggaacatgccatagtagtagcgaggggtacaaacccgcgctactactaagttgatagtagtagcgcggttttacacccctcgctactactaagtacgaggtaggtgaaatcCCCGTATCCTCagccgaatccctcctctctccctcactttcccCCTCTCTCAGTTTCCCCGTCTCTCCCTCATACTCCAGCGGTGGCCGCCGCTGGTACACTCTACTTtcttcgccccctccctcttcgagATCCCTTCGgtgggcggtcgccggagctcctcgCCACCGCCAAGATGCGGAAGCGCGACCACgacatcctcctcctcgccgccttcacCGTCTTCTTCTTGCTCTAGGTTAGCCCTCCTCCCCCCTCTCCGATTCGATCCAGAACGCTAGCTGACCCATCCCTCTCCTCCTCCGGCAGCACGAGGGCGACTTCTCGTTCCGGAAGACATGGACCGTCTTCTGCCGTCGCTCGTCGCCGACCTCAACGGCGACGCCCGCCGTGAGGTGTTGCTCCCCACGCACGATGCCAAGATGCAGGTCCTCCAGCTCCTGGCCCACGCCGGGCTGGCCTCCGCGGCCGCCCTCGACGGCTTCCACGAGGCACGCGTCATGGACGAGATCTCCCTGCTCCCGGCCAACGTGCGCGCGTCATGGGGTCgagattttttttttggttttccaaattaatagtagtagcgcgggtcacaaacacgcgctactactaacacacgtactagtagcgcgagatgcaccgcgctactactactagttagctATAGCaccgtagtagtagcgcaggcacccgcgctactactaggctttttcctagtagtgcttcatTACTGGGAAAACATATGAAAACGTGAGGATGTGCCGTGCAATGCGAGCATCTTGTATGTTTTGTTACACCTACAAAACTTATGCTCGTAGAAAATTGGACCTCAAGCTAGAGAAAACCCATGTGTTTGCTTTATGAAAATTACAGATTATAGAAAACATGTCAGTGCGTTGCAATGAAAGAAAAAATATCAAACCCCCAAGCCCAATAAACATGACTCAAGAGCCCAAACAGATACACACCCTCTATTTCAACAAGACACTCCATTTTAAAAATAGTAGCTAGTTCAAAGTTATCCAATCAAATACTAACTGGCCAGTTCCACTAAAAAGAAAATTTAATTAGTTAATTTCTCAGCCGGTTAAATAGTAATGCTCGCCATCTCTAGTAAAGTCCTCTCTTGCATCATGTCTCTCCATGGAGAGAATGTAGAACTATCATATTTCGTACTTCGTCATATGACAATAAACAATAAGCTAGGATGAATCAACTCAAATAATTCCACAAAATCTCTTAATTATGGTTCAAAGGATGGAAATAAAATGGAAAGCCTTTAAACAAACTTTGCTAGTCAACAACCATTGCACAGGCTCGTTCAAAAAAAAAAACCATTGCACAGATTCAGTTTAGTAGAGTACAATAGTTTATTTTGCATACAACAAGAGTGCAAGATTCTAGAAACAGATGTGTCTGTGTTCAACCTAATTGTCAAGCACCGGAACCTAATCTTCTCCGAAGTAGCAGTAGGATAGAACTTCCACCAAGGCGTAGGCATGTAACTGTAAAAATCAAATCCATTGAATCCTAAACAATATGCAAATGAGAAATCAATATCTAACAATGTCGTTCTTGTTAAATGT
The Triticum dicoccoides isolate Atlit2015 ecotype Zavitan chromosome 3A, WEW_v2.0, whole genome shotgun sequence genome window above contains:
- the LOC119271202 gene encoding uncharacterized protein LOC119271202, yielding MATTNELSMKLLIDTKSQKVCFAEAGSDVVEFLSGLLSLPLGTVTTLLTKERMVGSIGNVVGSMEKLDANYKSKELRLSPEVGPAMLSRLQQLLSAQLTNGDVTHRNTRNSYNEHSSEYAAAMLAPARAYGNVAPAAAATTTVLPASTYTVRDDLSVTPASFFTMIPMLGITRFAQCGVKDFSVMQEKTVKIGKEEALGILATSLKSKTVLTDVFLLKKNARCKREPPEEVIQL